One region of Kazachstania africana CBS 2517 chromosome 3, complete genome genomic DNA includes:
- the VSB1 gene encoding Vsb1p (similar to Saccharomyces cerevisiae YGR125W; ancestral locus Anc_3.485) — protein MTSFNKSNDARASKRLSLSDSISRSLGLQDQESNIAGTDNELSNSKSNYLSRSYMYGLLPSATPVEELETNTLPLSNDLRNKSIHQSRILHKQTAAICEDFNESDEGSMKDYLDFIENTDRDNINEHKESLPVTVVLSTPADEVEEQDESSRLLLTPSSSNAEVSSIAEGLRHHYSSIESTKDNNMPIEEQQDNTINEKLSTFFYNTLQYFPASVLGLLLNILDALSYGMIIFPISEPIFSHLGPTGMSMFYISTIICQFIYSSGWSSFPSCIGSEMIEITPFFHTMAFAIMRSLPGEENQDAIITTTIFCYVISSMFTGLTFLTLGKLRLGKIVGFFPRHILIGCIGGVGYFLLITGIEVTTRIAKFEYSLPLIKELFTDTSMLWKWLTPTLLTVVLILTQKCFKRSLVLPSFYIATLILFHFIVAIIPRLSLTQLREAGWIFSNTAPNSAWYDHYKLFDFHKVHWLLVFKQIPTMLALTFFGILHVPINVPALAMSVQMDKYDVDKELIAHGLSNLVSGMFGSIQNYLVYTNSVLFIRAGADSPFAGYLLIFLTIVVMLIGPVIISFIPICIVGSLIFLLGYELLVEALLDTWDKLTTFEYVTVVVIVLTMGIVDFVLGIIVGILIACFKFLIDSSKLQTINGEFSGKVAKSTVNRDLIQSKFLNGIGDQIYVLKLQNLLFFGTIISIEEKIDKLLEMSDRNSSKRQIKYLILDFRNINADNIDYSAAEGFNRIKRLTESKNIQLIISSIKVRDRIYNSFNKVGLLVGVELFNDLNGALEWCENEFLYQYKMIRERIKIKNVKTATHSSDGNLSKPSAMTLSINTPRNYQIYSVAQNIFKNEEQTVDRLKNRFQDQTPVLPLLLFALKQYRPDIVSVDKVKKGKEIEFWSQLAPYFSKKRIASQSILYHGNNIFFLVEIGVLKVTFDLPQGKVYETMSKRACYGKIMGKIPVSEADAPSSQAMIIKTEADTVIWIIDSSALKKMKDENIELYLELVLLVMTIKDIRFKSLLGHALVST, from the coding sequence ATGACAAGCTTTAATAAATCTAATGACGCAAGGGCAAGTAAAAGATTATCTCTTTCTGATTCCATAAGCAGGTCCTTAGGATTGCAAGATCAAGAATCCAACATAGCAGGTACCGATAATGAATTATCGAATTCCAAATCCAATTACTTAAGCCGTTCTTATATGTACGGGCTTCTACCCTCTGCTACACCAGTAGAAGAGCTTGAAACAAATACTCTGCCTTTATCCAATGATTTAAGGAACAAATCGATACATCAGTCAAGGATACTGCATAAACAGACAGCTGCGATATGTGAAGACTTCAACGAATCTGACGAAGGAAGTATGAAAGACTACTTAGATTTCATAGAAAACACTGATCGAGATAATATAAATGAACATAAAGAAAGTCTACCTGTAACAGTTGTACTGTCGACCCCGGCCgatgaagttgaagaacAAGATGAGTCTTCAAGATTACTATTAACTCCTTCGTCTTCAAATGCAGAAGTGTCTTCTATAGCAGAAGGTCTGCGACACCATTACTCATCAATAGAGTCCACAAAAGACAATAATATGCCCATTGAAGAGCAACAAGATAATActatcaatgaaaaactGAGTACGTTTTTCTATAACACCttacaatattttcctGCATCGGTACTTGGCTTACTTTTGAATATTCTTGACGCTTTATCATATGGTATGATTATATTCCCAATAAGTGAACCCATTTTCTCACATTTAGGACCGACAGGCATGTCAATGTTTTATATTTCAACCATTATATGTCAGTTCATCTACTCAAGTGGCTGGTCTAGCTTTCCATCATGTATTGGTAGCGAAATGATAGAAATTACACCTTTTTTCCACACGATGGCATTTGCTATTATGAGATCGTTACCTGGCGAAGAAAACCAGGACGCAATTATAACCACTACAATTTTTTGCTATGTAATAAGTTCAATGTTCACTGGGCTCACATTCCTGACTTTAGGGAAATTACGATTAGGAAAGATAGTTGGCTTCTTTCCTCGTCATATACTTATAGGTTGCATTGGCGGTGTCGGTTATTTTCTCTTAATCACAGGTATCGAGGTTACCACGAGAATTGCCAAATTCGAGTATTCCCTTCCACTAATAAAGGAACTCTTTACAGACACAAGCATGCTATGGAAATGGCTAACTCCCACCCTGTTAACTGTAGTTTTGATACTTACCCAGaaatgtttcaaaagatcACTAGTGTTGCCATCATTTTATATTGCCACATTAATacttttccattttatAGTGGCTATTATTCCTAGATTATCGCTTACACAATTACGTGAGGCAGGATGGATTTTCTCCAATACAGCGCCCAATTCTGCATGGTATGACCattataaattatttgattttcatAAAGTTCATTGGCTCTTAGTATTCAAACAAATTCCTACAATGCTAGCTTTAACGTTTTTTGGAATCCTTCACGTTCCTATCAATGTTCCTGCTTTGGCGATGTCAGTTCAAATGGACAAATATGACGTTGATAAAGAATTGATTGCCCATGGTCTGTCTAATCTTGTGAGTGGGATGTTTGGTTCAATACAAAACTATCTAGTCTATACCAATAGTGTACTCTTCATTAGGGCTGGCGCAGATTCTCCATTTGCTGGCTATTTACTTATATTTCTGACCATTGTTGTTATGCTAATAGGCCCTGTCATCATCTCCTTCATCCCAATTTGTATTGTCGGTTCcttaatatttttattagGATACGAATTGCTTGTTGAAGCATTGTTAGATACCTGGGACAAATTAACTACCTTTGAGTATGTTACTGTTGTTGTAATTGTACTGACCATGGGAATAGTTGATTTCGTTCTAGGTATCATTGTCGGAATTTTGATTGCatgtttcaaatttttaattgataGTTCAAAGTTACAAACGATTAACGGTGAATTTAGCGGCAAAGTAGCGAAGAGTACTGTAAATAGAGATTTGATACAATCTAAGTTTTTAAATGGTATTGGGGATCAAATTTATGTTCTGAAATTGCAAaatttactattttttGGAACAATTATTTCcatcgaagaaaaaatagATAAATTGCTTGAAATGAGTGACAGGAACTCCTCAAAGAGACAAATTAAGTATTTAATACTGGATTTTAGAAACATCAATGCCGATAACATTGATTATTCAGCTGCAGAAGGATTTAATAGAATAAAGAGACTTACAGAATCCAAAAACATCCAATTGATCATATCCTCCATTAAGGTAAGAGACCGCATTTacaattcattcaataaagtAGGTCTTTTAGTAGGTGTCGAATTGTTCAATGACCTCAACGGTGCATTAGAATGGTGTGAAAATGAGTTCCTTTATCAATATAAAATGATTCGTGAAAGAATCAAGATAAAAAATGTAAAGACGGCCACACATTCGAGTGATGGCAACTTATCGAAGCCCTCAGCCATGACATTATCTATTAATACCCCACGTAACTATCAGATTTATTCTGTTGCCCAGAACATATTCAAGAATGAGGAACAAACAGTAGACCGTTTGAAGAATCGTTTTCAAGACCAGACTCCCGTTCTCCCTCTGCTGTTGTTTGCATTGAAGCAGTACAGACCAGACATTGTTTCAGTAGATAAAGTgaagaaaggaaaagagATAGAATTTTGGAGCCAATTAGCCCcatatttttctaaaaAGAGAATTGCTTCTCAATCTATTCTGTATCATggtaataatatattttttctagTGGAAATAGGGGTCTTGAAGGTGACTTTTGACTTACCACAAGGAAAAGTATATGAGACAATGTCAAAGAGAGCATGCTATGGTAAAATAATGGGAAAAATCCCAGTGAGTGAAGCAGATGCACCAAGTTCCCAAGCAATGATTATTAAGACGGAGGCTGACACTGTTATATGGATTATTGATTCAAGTGccttgaagaaaatgaaggacgagaatattgaattatattTAGAGTTGGTATTACTTGTAATGACGATAAAAGACATAAGATTCAAGAGCCTCTTGGGTCATGCCTTAGTAAGTACATAA
- the KAFR0C01920 gene encoding uncharacterized protein (similar to Saccharomyces cerevisiae YGR126W; ancestral locus Anc_3.486), translating into MSIEQDVEDISSFSSIESYKPEPFVGQGIARENTDELEFQSNLKDAQSHTSEKFQEEQVDPLKQVQTNDSFWSFRSVSNTSRTSSKNLKKQRSRDIERIVTQNAMLGKAETVDSLRATGLDLTKRAVPDINSPISHESKLIDESKFETDTGLIKTKTLETLNRSNTRNSSSKRKILGNDNSNTSGLDPERMNMVVERNRKKLEKYQQHKKEKGLKGFFYKIFD; encoded by the coding sequence ATGTCTATTGAACAAGAtgttgaagatatttcatCTTTCTCCTCAATTGAGTCTTACAAACCAGAACCGTTTGTCGGCCAAGGAATTGCCAGAGAGAATACTGATGAACTAGAATTCCAATCCAATTTGAAGGATGCACAATCACACActagtgaaaaatttcaagaagagcAAGTGGATCCGTTGAAACAGGTGCAAACCAATGATTCTTTTTGGAGTTTCCGATCCGTGAGCAACACATCTAGAACCAGctccaaaaatttgaagaagcaaaGATCAAGGGATATAGAAAGGATCGTAACTCAGAATGCAATGCTTGGTAAAGCTGAAACAGTCGATTCTTTGAGGGCCACTGGGTTAGATCTTACAAAAAGGGCTGTTCCTGATATCAATTCACCAATTAGTCATGAATCTAAACTTATagatgaatcaaaatttgaaacagATACAGGACTGATAAAAACGAAGACACTTGAAACTCTTAACAGATCAAATACTAGAaactcttcttcaaaaagaaaaatcttgGGAAATGATAATAGTAATACAAGCGGACTAGATCCTGAAAGAATGAATATGGttgttgaaagaaataggAAAAAACTAGAAAAATATCAGCAGCATAAGAAGGAAAAGGGCTTGAAGGGATTCTTTTACAAGATTTTTGATTAA
- the KAFR0C01930 gene encoding uncharacterized protein (similar to Saccharomyces cerevisiae YGR127W; ancestral locus Anc_3.487) codes for MCILFATRSHKEYELILISNRDEYLGRKTHETCWHNDNFILSPYDMSREENHGNKIFGTWLGMNKKGKIATILNLRRFSSIDLKELVKPRSRGLIPFTFLYSDWTNEDSFEEWETFEKFKSKYPFLQSSGDFNFFYGDIKEGNYRIIDSLGNTFKVLDNNNRNMIISNDLYQHKDEYEGKPTWGKIKIGAERLNKFLKETERSNEDEVLAKCFELASYCSIDSSITREENPNKELAAETIYVPPLKVCPDEDIGLTKTNGKYYGTRTQIVVLVHKDRKHVTLVEHTIHNSDEEIYKYSGLNPKEVQRLDFTIT; via the coding sequence ATGTGCATCCTATTTGCAACCAGGTCTCATAAAGAATATGAGCTCATATTGATATCTAATCGTGATGAGTATTTGGGTAGAAAAACACACGAAACATGCTGGCATAACGATAATTTTATACTTTCACCATATGACATGTCAAGGGAAGAAAATCATggtaataaaatatttggcACATGGTTAGGCATGAATAAGAAAGGTAAGATTGCTACCATACTAAATTTAAGAAGATTTTCGTCTATTGATCTAAAGGAACTAGTAAAACCAAGATCAAGAGGCCTCATCCCTTTTACCTTTTTGTACAGTGATTGGACAAATGAAGACAGCTTTGAAGAATGGGAGACCtttgaaaagttcaaatCAAAGTACCCATTTCTACAGAGCTCTGgtgatttcaattttttttatggAGATATAAAAGAAGGTAATTATAGGATCATCGATTCTTTAGGAAACACGTTTAAGGTattagataataataacaggAATATGATAATCTCAAATGACCTTTATCAACATAAAGATGAATATGAAGGAAAACCCACCTGGGGTAAGATTAAAATAGGAGCTGAAAGgttgaataaatttttgaaagaaactGAACGTAGTAACGAGGATGAAGTTCTTGCAAAATGCTTTGAATTGGCATCTTACTGTTCCATAGATAGCTCAATCACACGGGAGGAAAACCCCAACAAGGAACTTGCGGCTGAGACCATATATGTGCCACCATTAAAAGTCTGTCCCGATGAAGATATCGGCCTGACAAAGACAAATGGAAAGTATTACGGTACAAGAACCCAAATCGTTGTCCTCGTTCATAAAGATCGGAAACATGTAACGTTAGTTGAGCATACTATTCATAATTCAGACgaagaaatatataaatactcCGGACTGAATCCAAAAGAAGTTCAAAGACTTGATTTTACCATAACGTGA